The stretch of DNA AAGAAACAAATGTGCCCTCAAACCGGGGCATTCGCTCATGGATTGGATCCGCCTTGGGAGTTCTGGCTGTGATTTAGCGGGCACGAAGGGTGTCGTGAGCCCCGTGAGTCACGCAGAATTGGCCAAGCACTGCAAGAAGGGCGATGCGTGGATTGCAATTCGCGGAAAAGTCTACAATGTTACGCGTTACATGGATTTCCATCCCGGAGGTAAGTTTGTTTCGttattttgcaattgattgatttaaatCTTCGAACTTCATTGGGaagtttcttaatttcttcatgCTACAAAACAGTCCTAAATTCTGGCAAAAAAcgatacaaaataaaaatttattaaaatagaaaaatgacaaaaattaacaaacttttcacaaaacatttttctttcaattatattttttgaagatttctttgaaatatttttccggtgtttttttttcaatcaataaagaaaaatgtcagcATTTTCTTTACTGGAAACTATATGTACATGTACAATATATATGAGTccctttcaataaaattttattgattgaacGTGAAAGTTTCCAtgagcaaaaattttcctggAATTATTCTCTGGCAAAAAGACCGTATGATGGTTCAGTGTgccaattttcctttttgattGGActgatgtgaaagaaaattctccatcaTGTCCACCACAACTTTCCatgcaatatatatttatgtatatgttatgcaaggggtgtttatctgccgaatattttggCTGCTTATGAactgaatattctcattttaattcggattgaatttactactttctcggtttgaatttagagTTTTTTAAGTACTTCTCaggattgaatttttttagtactttttagacttaaatttagtactttttagactTAAATTCAGTACTTATTcggtttaaatttagtacttttaattattgaatttacttcttaagattgaattttcaaaaaatattatttagccGAAGTAATAAACTCaagccgaaaaagtactaaattcaattattataaatattattacaactgttttctttttacattgaatataattaacaaaaaataaacaatttaaaaaaattactaaatgtactaaattcagGTACTAAATTCCAGTcgaaaatttactaaattctATCCAAAAACATAGTAAATTCTAGCTAAAAAAGTAAACTGAATACAATggaaaaaaagtactaaatttaagcccttaaagtactaaattgaattacaCTCTTTGGcaagaatttagtactcttcctatttttattcagttaaacaccccttgatgttatgtatgtaataaGAAGAAGACTATTGAGGATGAgagcatgaagaaaattgaattattagtTCCTCCTCACTTCTCAAGAACATGGTTTTTGGTAGCATAAAGTGAAGAATTCCTCTCATATATATTTGTTGGGTAGGATCTGATGAATTGATGCGTGGCGTTGGGAAGGATGCTACCAAGTTGTTTGAAGAGGTGCACGCATGGGTGAACTATGAGCAATTGCTGGGAAAATGCTATATTGGTCCCCTGAGGAATGTGGCTACGTTGAATTTGGACGGTTTGGACTTTCCGTCGGGGCAAAGCAATAAAACCCAATCCCCCACATCGGCCAATAATGGGGGATTCCGTCTCCCCTTTAGCATATCCCTCACACCAACACCCACACCCACGGCCCCCCCAACACCGGAGAAAACGCCGGACATTCAGCCACGCTTCGATTGGATTCAGAAGACCTCAGATCTCACCATTATCTTCTACACGAAATCCCTCTGCAATCCGGGCTTGACGGTGGAGCAACTCACTGATGTCGATACGGAAGTTCGGGTAATAGTTGAACGGCAAACTTTCACGTATCACCTGAAATTTGCTCATGAAGTTCAATGGCCGTGCGTGACACGCATTGCCCTTGAATCGGGGAAGGTTGAGCTGATCTTCCGGAAGGCCCAACCAGCTCTTTGGACCACCTACGGGACAATGGAGCGAAAGAGGGGTGGTGGGGATGTCGAACCGAAAGAATATGATGCAATAACGTGCCACAAATTCAATCATGATTCCTACGCAATTGTCCTACGGCCCAAAAGGAAACTCCTTCAAGTTCAACCAATTGGGTATCATATTAGTGTCACAGTTCGTGTTCAAGGTGagttcttattttatttttaaattaattttattaaaaaaaataattaagatgaatttatttgaaaagttctttaatgaaataactgaaataagaaagaaagacGCAGAAAATTAGGGaacaaatcattttaattaataatttttctgctaaagatttttaagaaattctgaaatttattttaaactccTAAAAGTTCcaaattggttaaaaaaaatctttgaaagttCGAAAATTTGTATTGAGACCCCTAAATGTACATAGACCACTAAATTCTtaattcaaactttaaaaatttttcatctttctgtaaaatttttattcaaacttCGTGAATTCAGACTTTAAAATCTAATATTGagatcagattttttttaaattttccaatatttaatctttaaagatcagaattattattttgttttcacaaattttcacttcagACTctgatattatttttttaattctcattgaaatcaaagttttaaaacttttattttgtaaagttttcttttgaaattcttaaatagtttttatttctgaaattttgaaaagaaaataatagaaatcttttattttttattgcttttaaaagattttatattaCAGAATTGATCttattatttcatattttcgataaattaatttaaaaattcaaacccCAAAATGTTTCCTAAAATCATAAAcatcaaatttttataagCTCTATTTCACATTCAGGaccaaaatttttcatttctcctcAAGTTAGTTTAAAGTTCAAAAATGCCTTATTATGACAcctaaaatatgtatttagaATCTAAA from Lutzomyia longipalpis isolate SR_M1_2022 chromosome 4, ASM2433408v1 encodes:
- the LOC129795190 gene encoding cytochrome b5 reductase 4 isoform X2, whose amino-acid sequence is MGDSPKINLTIPSTDRKGSSRSPSPSPTQKRKNIFTNLLPQNLGVIQGGSATGNPRNKCALKPGHSLMDWIRLGSSGCDLAGTKGVVSPVSHAELAKHCKKGDAWIAIRGKVYNVTRYMDFHPGGSDELMRGVGKDATKLFEEVHAWVNYEQLLGKCYIGPLRNVATLNLDGLDFPSGQSNKTQSPTSANNGGFRLPFSISLTPTPTPTAPPTPEKTPDIQPRFDWIQKTSDLTIIFYTKSLCNPGLTVEQLTDVDTEVRVIVERQTFTYHLKFAHEVQWPCVTRIALESGKVELIFRKAQPALWTTYGTMERKRGGGDVEPKEYDAITCHKFNHDSYAIVLRPKRKLLQVQPIGYHISVTVRVQGTGEATRSYTPVPGLYLPVPCPGSCLALLVKSYTSGIVSKSLTSSTSAGSAFRVSQPRGNFALYRLKNHCRIALLAAGSGITPILGIIDYLLERSNNRIELLKLLYFNRTEEDIWCRGKLEAIANKDTRFSVRHILSEPKGTWGGERGRISDEIATDLASRTSPTSAITFCCVCGPPPFNDAAITHLAGAGFTSDDVHVFQG
- the LOC129795190 gene encoding cytochrome b5 reductase 4 isoform X1, which codes for MTLCGWCFVSKHKRHRNNSIVSSQQNQDAVVTTEVTTANNMRKEQAPPSGDGGAASTAVGLKVTPEVTTKVISRDDDVDDDGNPRNKCALKPGHSLMDWIRLGSSGCDLAGTKGVVSPVSHAELAKHCKKGDAWIAIRGKVYNVTRYMDFHPGGSDELMRGVGKDATKLFEEVHAWVNYEQLLGKCYIGPLRNVATLNLDGLDFPSGQSNKTQSPTSANNGGFRLPFSISLTPTPTPTAPPTPEKTPDIQPRFDWIQKTSDLTIIFYTKSLCNPGLTVEQLTDVDTEVRVIVERQTFTYHLKFAHEVQWPCVTRIALESGKVELIFRKAQPALWTTYGTMERKRGGGDVEPKEYDAITCHKFNHDSYAIVLRPKRKLLQVQPIGYHISVTVRVQGTGEATRSYTPVPGLYLPVPCPGSCLALLVKSYTSGIVSKSLTSSTSAGSAFRVSQPRGNFALYRLKNHCRIALLAAGSGITPILGIIDYLLERSNNRIELLKLLYFNRTEEDIWCRGKLEAIANKDTRFSVRHILSEPKGTWGGERGRISDEIATDLASRTSPTSAITFCCVCGPPPFNDAAITHLAGAGFTSDDVHVFQG